From Thermogladius calderae 1633, a single genomic window includes:
- a CDS encoding winged helix-turn-helix domain-containing protein, giving the protein MRDRLLKQSHLKILLLSDENGYLDLGSVQQKLNLTMSSLRKYVRQLEKDGLVARSEKGLVLTEKGLKLKKTILNLKTKRDVPAYLITDPSTGQPVPVSFKSYAQLYALLAYDLVDKTLVDKHIAQGYLANWARDAVGDEYLASLIQSGGVKNSNDLLSYLKMILQLVAVEK; this is encoded by the coding sequence GTGAGGGATCGCCTCTTGAAGCAGTCCCACCTCAAGATCCTGTTATTGAGCGATGAAAACGGCTATTTGGACCTCGGTAGCGTTCAGCAGAAACTTAATTTGACCATGTCAAGTCTCAGGAAGTACGTACGCCAGCTCGAGAAGGACGGTTTAGTAGCGAGGAGCGAGAAGGGCCTCGTTTTGACCGAGAAGGGGCTGAAGCTGAAGAAGACCATACTCAACCTGAAGACGAAGAGAGACGTCCCCGCATACCTGATAACCGACCCCTCCACGGGGCAACCCGTACCAGTCAGTTTCAAGAGCTACGCCCAGCTGTACGCTCTCCTGGCCTACGACCTCGTGGACAAGACCCTTGTAGACAAGCACATCGCCCAAGGCTACTTGGCTAACTGGGCTAGAGACGCTGTCGGGGACGAGTACCTGGCGAGCCTCATCCAGAGCGGTGGGGTGAAGAACTCGAACGACCTGCTCTCTTACCTCAAAATGATCCTCCAGCTGGTAGCGGTCGAGAAGTAA
- a CDS encoding DHH family phosphoesterase — MLSRVSITHWDIDGLASAAFIYFKVRPVQQILASVTSLPNYLLEVLRQTPPVREVWIADLNPQVSSLKALITFLEEAKKRRIRVYWLDHHEWDPGVYRELVGFDDVLTYVVDPNYTAADLVASKLGLRGDKFVEELLKLSYDDDFFLNKYELTVRWRRVLRWYGWEVRYKALESFKRRDLAPAWMIELYNREVSVVYENLIREAIARMDIVERDGFRIMVFPDVDPRVHPGEIVDVSEKNGLIAHLYIVRYPRGVSLRSDYIDVSSIARDLGGGGHARAAGIPGEVSLRAVLNKVFEKIDQSKYVPLTKSQVV, encoded by the coding sequence GTGTTGAGTAGAGTCTCGATAACGCACTGGGATATCGACGGCCTCGCGTCGGCGGCCTTCATCTACTTCAAGGTTAGGCCGGTACAGCAGATACTGGCCTCGGTGACCTCGCTACCCAACTACCTCTTAGAAGTCCTCCGCCAGACCCCGCCAGTTAGAGAGGTCTGGATAGCGGACTTGAACCCCCAGGTGTCTAGCCTGAAAGCCCTGATTACGTTCCTCGAGGAGGCCAAGAAGAGGAGGATCAGGGTCTACTGGCTGGACCACCACGAGTGGGACCCAGGCGTGTACAGAGAGCTAGTGGGCTTCGACGACGTGCTGACATACGTGGTCGACCCCAACTACACCGCGGCCGACCTTGTCGCCAGCAAACTCGGGTTGAGAGGAGACAAGTTCGTCGAAGAGCTCCTCAAGCTCTCCTACGACGACGACTTCTTCCTCAACAAGTACGAGCTTACAGTGAGGTGGAGAAGGGTGCTGAGGTGGTACGGCTGGGAGGTGAGGTACAAGGCGTTGGAGTCCTTTAAGAGGAGAGACCTGGCCCCTGCGTGGATGATCGAGCTGTACAACAGAGAGGTCTCGGTGGTCTACGAGAACCTAATCAGGGAGGCGATCGCCAGGATGGACATCGTCGAGAGAGACGGGTTCAGGATAATGGTATTCCCCGACGTAGACCCACGAGTACACCCCGGCGAGATCGTCGACGTATCGGAGAAGAACGGTCTTATAGCCCATCTCTACATCGTCAGGTACCCGCGAGGTGTCAGCCTGAGGAGCGACTACATAGACGTCTCGTCGATCGCCAGAGACCTGGGCGGGGGCGGTCACGCGAGAGCGGCAGGTATACCGGGCGAGGTCAGCCTGAGGGCAGTGCTAAACAAGGTCTTCGAGAAGATAGACCAGTCGAAGTACGTCCCTTTAACTAAAAGCCAGGTCGTTTAG
- a CDS encoding glycosyltransferase, which produces MRAWILTFESKTTRKVGGLAEVPPELARGLNERGVEAVLVTPSHGLTPEGEVLLEYKVDGEVYKVFSSDIAGLRHYIVSGGLFNSSDVYGGDLYAKALVFTRVVKALYEKSLDEGAWPDVLHANDWHSGLSIVAVNSLSLEKGVKTRLVYHVHLLSRSRARLEDLESLASGKRVRGKHGVRDLRFYYEASQGFTDKLVPLVSDATVTVSDDYARTVEKWVGLNHGLRVLTVPNASSWTPEFVQKHVKELAGDRGVADRALARRAVFKELCSGSVSELSDEAYRTLKALGVEAASDTWHQCFEEDGNLVLATGRVSRQKGFDLLLNALEKVLVRNPSVRVLLMVIPVPGSESILEFMVRRLRLFDKNLKIVFGHVEKRVFVPAHYAASVFVAPSIYEPFGLVALEAMASGTPVLASDTGGFKTTVLDIRVHGVRGTGVLFENGSVEQLASYLADLTLFMAAGDSKAQPTRVSKKIVDPAIRRLLEEEPRAPSIIRRSCVHRSVDFSWARSVSRLLEVYGAV; this is translated from the coding sequence TTGAGGGCCTGGATCCTGACCTTCGAGTCCAAGACGACGAGGAAGGTCGGCGGTCTGGCCGAAGTACCGCCGGAGCTGGCCAGGGGCCTCAACGAGAGGGGAGTCGAGGCCGTTTTAGTGACACCCTCGCATGGACTCACCCCCGAGGGGGAGGTGTTACTAGAGTACAAGGTCGATGGCGAGGTCTACAAGGTGTTCTCCTCGGACATCGCCGGCTTGAGGCACTACATTGTCAGCGGCGGCCTCTTCAACAGCAGCGACGTCTACGGTGGCGACCTCTACGCGAAGGCCCTCGTCTTCACGCGCGTGGTGAAGGCCCTGTACGAGAAGTCCCTGGACGAGGGTGCCTGGCCCGACGTCCTCCACGCCAACGACTGGCACTCGGGCCTCTCAATCGTGGCGGTGAACAGCCTGTCCCTCGAGAAGGGGGTGAAGACGAGGCTTGTCTACCACGTGCACCTGCTCTCGAGGTCGAGGGCGAGGCTAGAGGACCTGGAGTCCCTGGCGAGCGGGAAGCGGGTTAGGGGTAAGCACGGCGTGAGGGACTTGAGGTTCTACTACGAGGCCTCACAGGGGTTTACCGACAAGCTCGTCCCCCTCGTCTCCGACGCCACGGTCACCGTTAGCGACGACTACGCTAGGACCGTCGAGAAGTGGGTGGGCCTCAACCACGGCCTGAGAGTCCTCACGGTGCCAAACGCGAGCTCGTGGACGCCCGAGTTTGTCCAGAAGCACGTCAAGGAGCTAGCGGGGGACAGGGGGGTGGCCGACAGAGCCCTAGCGAGGAGGGCCGTGTTCAAGGAGCTGTGCTCGGGGAGCGTCAGCGAACTCTCCGACGAGGCCTACAGGACGCTCAAGGCCCTGGGAGTGGAAGCCGCGAGCGACACCTGGCACCAGTGCTTCGAGGAGGACGGTAACCTGGTACTGGCCACCGGTAGGGTCTCCAGGCAGAAGGGCTTCGACCTTTTGCTCAACGCCCTCGAGAAGGTCTTGGTCAGGAACCCCTCGGTCAGGGTACTCTTAATGGTCATCCCAGTGCCAGGCTCCGAGAGCATCCTCGAGTTCATGGTCAGGAGGCTCAGGCTGTTCGACAAGAACCTGAAGATAGTCTTCGGCCACGTGGAGAAGAGGGTCTTCGTCCCCGCCCACTACGCCGCAAGCGTGTTTGTCGCCCCGAGCATCTACGAGCCCTTCGGCCTCGTAGCACTAGAGGCGATGGCCTCGGGCACCCCGGTTCTAGCGAGCGACACCGGCGGGTTCAAGACGACAGTCCTCGACATAAGGGTACACGGGGTACGTGGGACAGGGGTGCTCTTCGAGAACGGGTCGGTGGAGCAGCTAGCCTCCTACCTAGCAGACCTAACACTGTTCATGGCCGCCGGGGACAGCAAAGCTCAACCCACACGGGTGTCTAAAAAGATAGTGGACCCGGCTATAAGGAGGCTGCTCGAGGAGGAGCCTAGAGCTCCATCGATTATAAGGAGATCTTGTGTCCATAGATCGGTGGATTTCAGTTGGGCGAGGTCTGTCTCGAGGCTACTCGAGGTATACGGGGCGGTTTGA
- a CDS encoding glycoside hydrolase family 57 protein, with protein MSSIVPFKHVNGVEAYLVLDKPLYKPGGEAKAHILLENRGNERSLRVRLVDEKNAVQAEKTVNLKAGERVVDITSVSLIEQPGIHKLKLYLDSSAVDEVAYITGDPSSRRPVKVAFVWHNHQAPNYDPAGRFHADWAFTYVYKDILNPYGRGPYHYHAVLLKNHPSYSATFNLSPSLLYQWDMAVKGRVVFKDGRGLARESDEVKLVEETLKSYVEFARGGRVDILTSVYAHTILGFLTDVLDAPDVVAEEVAYGVKVSKEVLAGYEPLGFWTPEMAFSMKLVKILQDNGLEYTVLDDSNHFYYAEGERATHYEPYILLDPSTRSHITVFFRDSYLSNVLSFQNNFVSELHAWRNAYEFAYMVAGKWLEKAARIVTIALDGENWMAFSKNPPLTAYFSDKLLLYLEALSDFNFIKTTHLREALEEVPARRVLTNIPTNTWLGTFNKWRGEVAEQEKHWTRVAEALRLLRAYENMIQGRDSYSASARYALWHALDSDYWWAEFWSPGVINAWLDEAYRVLQDRLGKVKVVDVKVRGDLYMGGECELVASVENNLDRDVKVNILVDSYVLRDLAGAPRQVVLKARTVNNVAFRVRATSAGEAPVSILLLSDSSVVSSYTRSLYVAQRLPHNPR; from the coding sequence TTGTCTAGCATCGTCCCTTTTAAACACGTAAACGGCGTAGAGGCCTACCTCGTGCTGGACAAACCGCTCTACAAGCCCGGCGGGGAGGCCAAGGCGCACATACTCCTCGAGAACAGGGGGAACGAGAGAAGCCTGAGAGTCAGGCTGGTCGACGAGAAGAACGCTGTCCAGGCCGAAAAGACGGTGAACCTGAAGGCGGGGGAGAGAGTCGTAGACATAACCTCGGTCTCCTTGATCGAACAGCCCGGTATACACAAGTTGAAGCTCTACCTGGACTCCTCGGCGGTCGACGAGGTAGCCTACATCACGGGCGACCCGTCGTCGAGGAGGCCTGTTAAAGTGGCCTTTGTGTGGCACAACCACCAGGCCCCTAACTACGACCCCGCAGGCAGGTTCCACGCGGACTGGGCCTTCACGTACGTCTACAAGGACATACTCAACCCCTACGGCCGTGGCCCCTACCACTACCACGCGGTCTTGCTGAAGAACCACCCGAGCTACTCCGCTACGTTCAACCTTAGCCCCAGCCTGCTCTACCAGTGGGACATGGCCGTCAAGGGGCGTGTGGTCTTCAAAGACGGGAGGGGGCTCGCCAGGGAGAGCGACGAGGTGAAGCTAGTTGAGGAGACACTGAAATCCTACGTGGAGTTCGCCAGGGGCGGTAGGGTAGACATTCTGACCAGCGTGTACGCTCACACGATACTGGGCTTCCTGACAGACGTGCTAGACGCACCCGACGTCGTCGCCGAGGAGGTCGCTTACGGGGTCAAGGTGAGCAAGGAGGTCTTAGCCGGGTACGAGCCCCTGGGGTTCTGGACCCCCGAGATGGCGTTCTCTATGAAGCTTGTGAAGATACTCCAGGACAACGGGCTGGAGTACACGGTGCTGGACGACTCCAACCACTTCTACTACGCGGAGGGCGAGAGGGCGACGCACTACGAGCCGTACATCCTCTTAGACCCCTCCACCAGGAGCCACATAACCGTGTTCTTCAGGGACAGCTACCTCAGCAACGTCCTGAGCTTCCAGAACAACTTCGTGTCCGAGCTACACGCTTGGAGGAACGCGTACGAGTTCGCGTACATGGTGGCGGGGAAGTGGCTCGAGAAGGCGGCGAGGATAGTGACAATAGCGCTCGACGGCGAGAACTGGATGGCGTTCTCGAAGAACCCTCCCCTCACCGCGTACTTCTCGGACAAGCTCCTCCTCTACCTCGAGGCCTTGTCCGACTTCAACTTCATCAAGACGACGCACCTCAGGGAGGCCCTCGAGGAGGTGCCGGCGAGGAGGGTGCTCACCAACATACCCACCAACACGTGGCTTGGGACTTTCAACAAGTGGCGTGGCGAGGTCGCTGAGCAGGAGAAGCACTGGACGAGGGTGGCCGAGGCCCTGAGGCTCCTCAGGGCCTACGAGAACATGATCCAGGGGAGGGACAGCTACAGCGCGTCAGCGAGGTACGCACTATGGCACGCCCTCGACAGCGACTACTGGTGGGCGGAGTTCTGGAGCCCCGGGGTCATAAACGCGTGGCTCGACGAGGCCTACAGGGTGTTGCAGGACAGGCTCGGTAAAGTCAAGGTTGTGGACGTCAAGGTCAGGGGGGACCTTTACATGGGAGGGGAGTGCGAGCTCGTCGCCTCCGTGGAGAACAACCTAGACAGGGACGTAAAGGTCAACATACTCGTAGACTCCTACGTTCTCAGGGACCTAGCCGGGGCCCCCAGGCAGGTCGTCTTGAAGGCTAGGACAGTCAACAACGTAGCCTTCAGGGTCCGGGCGACGTCTGCCGGAGAGGCGCCTGTCTCTATCCTGCTACTCAGCGATAGTAGCGTAGTGTCCTCGTACACGAGGAGCCTGTATGTCGCGCAGAGGCTCCCGCATAACCCACGTTAG
- a CDS encoding alpha-amylase/4-alpha-glucanotransferase domain-containing protein, whose amino-acid sequence MPGYFVFAIHFHQPTGQLKKVNDRIFENSYKLLLEVLKEFSDLKFTVHVSGPLLLYASEYYPDWLNELAKLAQYGVVEVLGGSLGEAILPILPGEDRDLQLREYMRLAEKVFGLKPRGAWLPERVWEPGLVGHFARSGIEYVLLDDSTLQRANKASSDSLYPWLTEDAGSRLAAFFIDTALRYVLPWEHPDRVIDFMKTRVRGLDNPVLVWGSDAEKFGEWRDPGWARWWLREFLNKLRFEREIQTIHPSEYLKQFGVKGLVYLPPGSYDKMLEWSGGFFRNFIVKYAEVNNMHKKMLWVRRKLERAGGGLEEAWRSYLLAQCNDAYWHGLFGGVYLSHLRQAIYENYIKAERAAEEAAGYFEEEARKLLLEDFDYDGLDELLVEGKDYNVYIDLRDGGTVFEFDVKRKGLEHNLQDTMSRYAEPYLEGAKFTPDWYRRVSARVHLWSTDTGIDDWLWNTPFKDLSDLALARHYLTHMDKEGVTLRATGGYYVFGSRVAEVEVEKRVRFLDNGFAIDYAVRNLRGGVVRAKVGYEYHLAPKVDRVGEGELSYSVGGSRMSVRDKYVGRASSVRVSSPVYPDVVLSASRELEVWVAPLSTLARTEKGLMEMYQGLAVQFVDQVELDPGREVRLTVETRVAW is encoded by the coding sequence TTGCCCGGCTACTTCGTGTTCGCAATACACTTCCACCAGCCGACAGGGCAACTGAAGAAGGTCAACGACAGGATCTTCGAAAACAGCTACAAGCTACTACTCGAGGTGCTGAAGGAGTTCAGCGACCTCAAGTTCACAGTACACGTGAGCGGCCCGCTCCTACTGTACGCCAGCGAGTACTACCCCGATTGGCTCAACGAGCTCGCCAAGCTAGCACAGTACGGTGTGGTCGAGGTGCTGGGAGGGAGCCTGGGCGAGGCGATCCTCCCGATACTCCCCGGTGAGGACAGGGACCTCCAGCTACGGGAGTACATGAGGCTCGCAGAAAAGGTCTTTGGGCTCAAGCCGAGAGGTGCCTGGCTACCGGAGAGGGTCTGGGAGCCCGGACTAGTCGGGCACTTCGCGAGGAGCGGTATAGAGTACGTCCTACTCGACGACTCCACGCTCCAGAGGGCGAACAAGGCCAGTAGTGACTCCCTGTACCCCTGGCTAACAGAGGACGCGGGGAGTAGACTCGCGGCGTTCTTCATAGACACAGCCCTCCGGTACGTCCTCCCCTGGGAGCACCCGGACAGAGTGATCGACTTCATGAAGACCAGAGTAAGGGGCCTCGACAACCCCGTGCTTGTCTGGGGTAGTGACGCCGAGAAGTTCGGCGAGTGGAGAGACCCCGGCTGGGCAAGGTGGTGGCTCAGGGAGTTCCTGAACAAGCTGAGGTTCGAGAGGGAGATACAGACCATACACCCCTCCGAGTACTTGAAGCAGTTCGGGGTCAAGGGCCTGGTCTACCTGCCCCCGGGCAGCTACGACAAGATGCTGGAGTGGAGCGGCGGGTTCTTCAGGAACTTCATCGTCAAGTACGCCGAGGTCAACAACATGCACAAGAAGATGCTGTGGGTGAGGAGGAAGCTGGAGCGCGCGGGCGGCGGGCTGGAGGAGGCCTGGAGGAGCTACCTGCTCGCGCAGTGCAACGACGCGTACTGGCACGGCTTGTTCGGAGGAGTGTACCTGTCCCACCTCAGGCAGGCGATCTACGAGAACTACATCAAGGCGGAGAGAGCTGCCGAGGAGGCCGCGGGCTACTTCGAGGAGGAGGCCCGTAAACTCCTCCTAGAGGACTTCGACTACGACGGCCTAGACGAGCTCCTGGTCGAAGGCAAGGACTACAACGTCTACATAGACCTCCGGGACGGCGGCACTGTCTTCGAGTTCGACGTCAAGAGGAAGGGGCTCGAGCACAACCTCCAGGACACGATGAGCAGGTACGCGGAGCCCTACCTCGAGGGGGCGAAGTTCACGCCCGACTGGTACAGGCGTGTCAGCGCTAGAGTCCACTTGTGGAGCACCGACACGGGGATAGACGACTGGCTGTGGAACACGCCCTTCAAGGACCTCAGCGACCTCGCTTTGGCTAGGCACTACCTCACTCACATGGACAAGGAGGGTGTGACGCTGAGGGCTACAGGTGGCTACTACGTCTTCGGGAGTAGGGTCGCCGAGGTCGAAGTGGAGAAGAGGGTGAGGTTCTTAGACAACGGCTTCGCTATCGACTACGCAGTGAGGAACCTGAGGGGCGGTGTCGTAAGGGCCAAGGTGGGCTACGAGTACCACCTGGCGCCTAAGGTAGACAGGGTGGGCGAGGGGGAGCTCTCCTACTCGGTGGGCGGCTCGCGGATGAGCGTCAGGGACAAGTACGTGGGCAGGGCCAGCTCTGTAAGGGTGTCGAGCCCCGTCTACCCCGACGTAGTGCTGTCGGCGAGTAGAGAGCTGGAGGTGTGGGTGGCACCGCTGTCTACTCTAGCGAGGACCGAGAAGGGGCTTATGGAGATGTACCAGGGGCTAGCAGTCCAGTTCGTGGACCAGGTCGAGCTAGACCCGGGGAGAGAGGTCAGGCTCACCGTAGAGACGAGGGTCGCGTGGTAG
- a CDS encoding glycoside hydrolase family 57 protein — MPDVVFVFEVHQPYRLARNVYQRLVERALKGELTLRDVEEALFDQPLNKLVMERAAAKCYIPATQIVLENINRYKDWDRKFKVTYSVSGVFVEQARRWAPQVIELFRKLAETGLVEFASQTYYHSMVAFLGVPEYKELVEQVTEHRRLMEETVGYRPTSIENTEFSYNNDIAAVFAGLGYKVVLTEGVDRVLGWRSPNYVYKAYGSEIRVLTRNYRLSDDVGFRFSDRNWDQYPLTADKYSAWLAATPGDVIMIAVDYETFGEHHWPETGIHEFLRWLPGEVLKYTNLSFSTPSEVVDKYPARDVFDVPPWSSISWADERDLSAWLGNSMQQASMKALYDLYYYVVALDEPGLRRLWKLLTISDHLYYQATKFGSIGEVHAYFSPYKNAPDAYALFMEAVGVLSMLVASSIARNPRGFARRFKTPPEKAFYFYSPLEGFIGLKASSLLELADQVRGVPDDIVLFHARRGDFSSWVRNVFMLGDLADRISEAEKREPREAKELIARHINEYLGV; from the coding sequence ATGCCCGACGTTGTTTTCGTGTTCGAGGTCCACCAGCCCTACCGTCTCGCTAGGAACGTCTACCAGAGGCTTGTCGAGAGGGCCCTCAAAGGCGAGCTCACGCTGAGAGACGTGGAGGAGGCTCTCTTCGACCAGCCCCTGAACAAACTCGTGATGGAGAGGGCGGCTGCCAAGTGTTATATACCCGCTACTCAGATCGTACTGGAGAACATCAACCGCTACAAGGACTGGGACAGGAAGTTCAAGGTCACTTACTCGGTTTCGGGGGTCTTCGTAGAGCAGGCTAGGCGGTGGGCTCCGCAAGTGATCGAGCTCTTCAGGAAGCTGGCGGAGACAGGCCTGGTGGAGTTCGCGAGCCAGACCTACTACCACAGCATGGTCGCCTTTCTCGGCGTCCCCGAGTACAAAGAGCTCGTCGAGCAGGTCACAGAGCACAGGAGGCTAATGGAGGAGACCGTCGGCTACAGGCCTACTAGCATCGAGAACACGGAGTTCTCGTACAACAACGACATAGCCGCCGTCTTCGCCGGGCTGGGCTACAAGGTCGTGTTGACGGAGGGCGTCGACAGGGTACTGGGCTGGAGGTCCCCGAACTACGTCTACAAGGCGTACGGTAGCGAGATAAGGGTGTTGACGAGGAACTACAGGCTGAGCGACGACGTAGGGTTCAGGTTCAGCGACAGGAACTGGGACCAGTACCCGTTGACGGCTGACAAGTACTCGGCTTGGCTGGCTGCCACCCCCGGCGACGTGATTATGATAGCCGTGGACTACGAGACCTTCGGCGAGCACCACTGGCCTGAGACCGGCATACACGAGTTCCTCCGCTGGCTCCCCGGCGAGGTCCTGAAGTACACGAACCTCTCGTTCTCTACGCCGAGCGAGGTGGTAGACAAGTACCCGGCTAGGGACGTATTCGACGTCCCGCCTTGGTCCTCGATAAGCTGGGCGGACGAGCGGGACCTGAGCGCCTGGCTGGGGAACAGCATGCAGCAGGCCTCTATGAAGGCGCTCTACGACCTCTACTACTACGTGGTGGCGCTTGACGAGCCGGGGTTGAGGAGGCTGTGGAAGCTCCTCACGATAAGCGACCACCTGTACTACCAAGCCACGAAGTTCGGTAGCATAGGCGAGGTCCACGCATACTTCTCGCCCTACAAGAACGCCCCGGACGCCTACGCCCTGTTCATGGAGGCTGTGGGGGTCCTGTCTATGCTTGTGGCCAGCTCGATAGCCAGGAACCCGAGGGGGTTCGCGAGGAGGTTCAAGACGCCGCCCGAGAAGGCCTTCTACTTCTACTCACCTCTCGAGGGCTTCATCGGCCTCAAGGCCTCGAGCCTACTGGAGCTCGCCGACCAGGTGAGGGGCGTGCCGGACGACATAGTCCTCTTCCACGCGAGGAGGGGCGACTTCTCGAGCTGGGTGAGAAACGTCTTTATGCTCGGCGACCTAGCAGACAGGATCAGTGAGGCCGAGAAGAGAGAGCCCCGCGAGGCCAAGGAGCTGATCGCGAGGCATATAAACGAGTACCTGGGTGTATAG
- a CDS encoding trehalose synthase-like protein: MSGTGEWSGALGLLEDYITRARWWPWKTGGRRPVLVKTAFVEDIAHLKFSDGDNVYQASFILGDHPGLPSDRLIPYKGRFIYEAEYDKRFLDAVKRVPGVDVELSSDLTPVVVSARPLTLDSTNVLSLVETVSGERLVLKSYRLLPRVNMEYECLVKLSREGFKNAPRVRGLVYEDGEPIAMLLQYIPGYNDAGYPFYVELTEWLKNQGTRLNVGLSAKLGVITGGLHSALNKPGDRGFFGLEEVSDRDVLKWEERLSKRVKFILEKFDEYARVKGFEWLAYWREVFEKRGLQAVEEARSLLDRFLHAYKARIHQDLHLLQMIYDPGENEFYIIDFEGEPGRSLEERLEKEPPLRDVASLVRSFHYLSFAALLNTLGGSVDSLARRVLEEDPAQAWRRTHLTSMVYSYLARTGPLGLHGLGDRLVRDVDSLLKPWIVERALYELAYELMYRPDWTPIPLLGLLRLY; the protein is encoded by the coding sequence ATGTCGGGAACGGGTGAGTGGAGCGGGGCCCTCGGGCTACTGGAAGATTACATCACTAGAGCTAGATGGTGGCCGTGGAAGACCGGGGGGAGAAGACCAGTCCTGGTTAAAACGGCCTTCGTAGAGGACATCGCCCACCTCAAGTTCAGCGACGGGGACAACGTCTACCAGGCATCATTCATATTGGGCGACCACCCGGGTCTACCGAGCGACAGGCTGATACCCTACAAGGGGAGGTTCATATACGAGGCGGAGTACGACAAGAGGTTCCTCGACGCAGTGAAGAGGGTGCCCGGCGTAGACGTCGAGCTGTCGAGCGACCTAACCCCAGTCGTGGTCTCGGCTAGACCTCTAACGCTCGACTCTACGAACGTCCTCTCCCTGGTAGAGACTGTGAGCGGCGAGAGGTTGGTGTTGAAGAGCTACAGGCTACTCCCCAGAGTCAACATGGAGTACGAGTGCCTCGTGAAGTTGAGTAGGGAGGGGTTCAAGAACGCCCCCCGCGTGAGAGGCCTCGTCTACGAGGACGGAGAGCCTATCGCCATGCTCCTCCAGTACATACCAGGCTACAACGACGCCGGCTACCCGTTCTACGTCGAGCTCACCGAGTGGCTGAAGAACCAGGGGACGAGGCTGAACGTGGGCCTCTCGGCCAAGCTGGGCGTGATAACAGGCGGCTTACACAGCGCTCTAAACAAGCCCGGCGACAGAGGCTTCTTCGGCCTCGAGGAGGTGTCTGACAGAGACGTGTTGAAGTGGGAGGAGAGGCTGAGCAAGAGGGTGAAGTTCATACTAGAGAAGTTCGACGAGTACGCGAGGGTTAAGGGGTTCGAGTGGCTGGCCTACTGGAGGGAGGTATTCGAGAAGAGGGGTCTACAAGCCGTCGAGGAGGCGCGTAGCCTCCTGGACAGGTTCCTCCACGCCTACAAGGCGAGGATACACCAGGACCTCCACCTCCTCCAGATGATCTACGACCCCGGCGAGAACGAGTTCTACATAATAGACTTCGAGGGCGAGCCCGGTAGGAGCCTCGAGGAGAGGCTAGAGAAGGAGCCCCCTCTAAGAGACGTCGCTTCACTCGTGAGGAGCTTCCACTACCTCTCCTTTGCGGCCTTGCTCAACACGCTTGGAGGCAGCGTAGACAGCTTGGCAAGGAGGGTTCTCGAGGAAGACCCCGCACAGGCTTGGAGGAGGACCCACCTGACCTCAATGGTGTACTCCTACCTCGCGAGGACAGGCCCCCTCGGCTTACACGGCCTTGGCGACAGGCTGGTACGCGACGTGGACAGCCTCTTAAAGCCGTGGATCGTCGAGAGGGCCCTCTACGAGCTCGCTTACGAGCTGATGTACAGGCCTGACTGGACCCCCATACCCTTACTGGGCCTACTGCGACTATACTGA